The Mauremys reevesii isolate NIE-2019 linkage group 1, ASM1616193v1, whole genome shotgun sequence genome has a segment encoding these proteins:
- the LOC120392288 gene encoding olfactory receptor 52N2-like, producing MENFNLTPSESSIFILTGIPGLEAAHVWISIPFSMFYIMGLLGNFTVLFVVGKEQSLHKPMYLLLCMLALTDITTSTSFVPKTLCIFWFNLKSITVKGCLTQMFFFHTLSTIHSAVLVTMAFDRYVAICNPLRYATILTNARIVKLGLLGMIRAVLFILPFPLLLRGKPFCANRIIPHTYCDHIAVAKMSCGDITASRVYGLVMAFVIIGFDLMIIGLSYGLIIRAVLRISSKEAHQKALNTCTAHICALLMAYPVGLFSTLTHRFGQGIAPHVHIILSNFNYLIPPMLNPIIYGVKTKELRDKVLKYIRRMYSPRAVDFKPS from the coding sequence atggaaaatttcaacctcACCCCCTCTGAGTCTTCAATATTCATCCTAACCGGCATCCCTGGCCTGGAAGCTGCCCAcgtctggatttccatccctttctcaATGTTCTACATTATGGGTCTGTTGGGAAATTTCACAGTTCTGTTTGTGGTAGGCAAAGAACAGTccctgcacaagccgatgtacctgTTGCTCTGCATGCTGGCGCTCACAGACATCACCACATCTACCTCCTTCGTGCCAAAGacactgtgtatattttggttcaatttgaaaAGCATTACTGTGAAgggctgcctcacccagatgttcttcttTCACACACTTTCTACTATACATTCGGCCGTGCTAGTGACAATGGCCTTTGATCGCTacgttgccatatgtaaccctctgagatacGCCACCATCCTCACCAATGCACGAATAGTTAAGCTAGGGCTGCTGGGTATGATAagagctgttctcttcattctgccTTTTCCCCTGCTTCTGAGAGGGAagccattctgtgccaaccgCATTATCCCCCATACGTACTGTGACCACATAGCTGTGGCAAAGATGTCATGTGGGGACATCACAGCCAGCAGAGTATACGGCTTGGTGATGGCATTTGTAATCATTGGGTTTGACCTGATGATCATTGGCTTGTCCTATGGTCTGATCATCAGGGCCGTCCTCAGAATATCCTCCAAAGAAGCCCACCAGAAAGCcctcaacacctgcacagcccacatctgtgCGCTACTGATGGCTTATCCTGTTGGACTCTTCTCCACTCTGACACACAGGTTTGGTCAGGGCATTGCTCCGCACGTTCACATCATCTTGTCAAACTTCAATTACCTCATTCCTCCCATGCTCAATCCTATTATTTATGGGGTCAAAACTAAAGAACTTCGTGACAAAGTGCTCAAATACATCCGCAGAATGTACTCACCTCGTGCTGTTGACTTTAAACCTTCTTGA